The genomic interval catgtttatttcaGGCCGATATTATGATTACCGGTACTAAAAAATagtgaacattactttgtttttgGTATATTAGTACTTATcttgtgtcaaatatttatataaccgggaatagtgctcaacttttCCCATAGCATGCGCTTCATTTCGTCAAAATAGAGTAAATAATGAGATGcttacgtggatttgaagtttcttagcggaggcaatgtttacaatttctgcttggcgtgctagccaaaatgacgcGACGGACCACGTGGTAAGGCCACACtggtcctctaagccgagcggcactgtcttttttattaggatcgaaattagtgttcgtgtgtcgtatgaatagatatcgttgcaggaaattaaaatgatccggaaaacaaaattgtgtctttgtgtcgtatgagcgaatctgcacttaaactaaatttagattcacatcgtaaatgcataatcttttacATGACTTGcctagtcctctaagccgagcggaactgtctttttattaggatcggagttagtgttcgtgtgtcgtatgaacgaatctgcactaaaactaaatttagtatcacatcgttcatgcatgatcagttgtcaaacgaaagtacggttgatattcaaatgcattattcttctctttccgggatattgttttagtatgttgatgctgcattaacaaatataagtgtatatgaagtgaaaacatcaaaaataaacaacggttgcgatagacacctataaggctataaacatagcatatactgtaagatgcgcataatattactTTATGAGAACCGATGCTGCGGATGCACATGCTAGCTCCCTGTAGTGGTTCATCATAATATCGACCTTTCTGATTGGTTGATTTcttactatgcgcatgtgcttgttctacaAATAGCAACTTAATGGAAAATCGAAACTCTTGCACGTGTTTTCTTTACTTTTACAGGTTATAATTTTAAGAGCGGCatatacaacatttgataaagctactgttaatccattaacaaactaacataattgtgtgttacgtaatttaatcaaagcgctgaaggcactgtaggtgtttgctcgcaactcagtttaaaaaaatatgttatagctttttatattgtaagttttaaatgaacacaacacattcaaatttgtaaagagtgtgtcttaaagcaccggtccatatgtgtttttgttttcaatcattaatcaaaaatataatttaagcttcattttgggaaaacagggcttaatgcatatgcataaattgtcatcacagtaccagagactctcttaaaacgaaaaacattataaaatcagaaatgtcgtcattgataagcttgtgcgcatcagtatgcataggctaatcatatttataatgcattaagccccgttttccctgaaagcagccaatatgtacatatttcaatgataaacactagacaggccaatctcgtcttacaagctgttaaacacttttaGTCATATATAcccactgcagtgtaccagtggtgagctataaacaggcaaatgtggtggttatctttcctagcagacgctcatagcatttgtcgtctgctgcaacaggcaatggttgtctttccatagcttagctaaggcttctaagcacatactgatttgcaaaatatgctctgtaaaatTAGTGTGAGCTAAAAATCACAGCATTAACCTGGAACCTTCTTTCAAATAAACACCTGATATTATGAGATTgatcatgttatatttaaaaaaaaaacatcaaataaattacaacttttagcaagaaatatctttaaaaaacatatacggcgttgatagttcaatgaatgagatcaaggatagcgaatgtctttttctgtgcagttcttagctgcatcacacgcagtacgggatgttacgcggagttttcgcggcttattttacattattacatattgctggtcataaacctatagaaacaaaacagaaaatcaaaagaagaatggaagtgaaattaaaacatatgagtcaaccggccacacgcgaattatccgtatttataggcgcgttcttcaaacagacctgttttagtggtttgtcgggcattgccgttcgattcgattattaacagtatcgagaatcatcgcgctcatgcttaatacattagtcaatatggtggaataattattgttaaataaataaaaaataatatttatcattgtattgttgaaaacacattaagaatcttttattgacataccataattatattgctaaatatcttcatttaacatatttctggtctaaagaaaattccaggtcacctagttcacgggaagcgtctttattatataacgattattttactggccgcgaactccggtgatgacctgtatataaactcgatacctcgcgggttgaaatgcaatccattaaagtgaggcctcgcttccactgctctttatacttaaaaatgtttacatgttgacaggaatatgtaagtaagtactaaatatgagaacatagcctttaagtataaacgcttttgcgctggtaattctatgaaaataaaaggtgcacgcacaaactgtattgatgtcgagaattgagtgtaaaactgttctatctattaagccttttcattagagataaaattgttccATACAgtagaacagtgttacaaagacgcggatatgtttccaatgttctggtggtatactcaaatccgccaatggaataaatgaagtgtattcattcgtaccttgACGCGGgaattttgtttttgaattttattggacactaacaaaggtcaggttaggtgaaaagctggcttagtaCAGCTTTGCCGAAAAAATTGaatttccagcacttcttgatgGTTTTTCGTTTATTTCCCGTTACTTTGAAGTGGGTCGATACTAAGAGAATAAGGGATAGACCAAACGTGAAATTTTTCAGGACTCAAACAATAGgcttcatattatttttttaaatcgtctTCATCAAGTTACACCAGGAAGATTAAATTtgtattagttttttttaatcattaatgtCATTTATTGATTATGTACTTTTTCGTGGTAAACTGTTCAATGGACGCTACTAAAAACACCGACCGAATGTTTATCGAATGCTTGAACCCGAAAATTGATGGTTTATAGAACATCCAactgatatttatttttaaagattattCCGTTTCACTATCTAACAGGTACCTACTACAATTAAGACAAGCAAACATTATTTAAGCAAGTATCTATTGTATGAGCCGTGCAATAGACATCGCGGACCATGCAATGATTTAGCCATCGGGAATAGACCGTCTCAAGAAAACAGACGCTGATCAAGGGCGACACCTCCGCTTGTGTGGACTTTAATCTATCAACGAAATATCTTCTAAACATATATTAGCTCTGGGTTATAATTGTCGTCTCGATAAGACCGATTGATAGACTgatccaatctccacgcagagttgtcgttccttgctctcacatacaactctgcgaaaggctcagccctccattttgtctataaaatagataaaaccgaaaaaacgcattcaacgtatatttgattggatatttaagatcgcatgcattaaattaagaaatatgacttttaaatgtacgataaatcgtccaaaaacttgcgagttttaatgcaactctttggaactaatttattgcccatttacgcagatagaatcattccacgcacttcacacaTGTaatcaattgaacatattttttttgagtgacgttaggaattgcttcgacgtgtgtatgtatgttggtttcttaacataaaaaacatatcaattttataataatgaattaagactgatataagatatcatggtatgagatggttttctttaatgcagtgaatgcaatgtaaccgtcgtgcaagagattgtttagtattctgtaacctcaatgatgaacgcttggaatgatcatgacataaatgagacgctttcataacaatattccgttctgagcccaacacagaggtgaatgtaatgtaaccgtcgtgcaagagattgagaCGGATCCTAAGCCAGTAAAGCATTTTACGCATGGGAATTTCATGCTTTTGGTTGCCGCATAAAACATATGTTACCGGTGATCAATACCTGCATGAAAAATGTTTGCCCATCCAGGGACCTGGCCTATTCAGCAATTATGTCAGCATAATTACAAAACGAGGTATTGTATACTTGCGTCATTTAATTGCCTAGCgcaaaatacaaacaacaaacaacGAACCAAAGTATAATTACATTGACGAACACGATTAGGTGACTGTGTTGCGGCTCATCGCTTCATTGCACCTCTTTGTTTCGGGAAAGGTGAACgcaattttaattgaaattaataccTAGACTTTTCCGGTTTcgattgatttaaatatcaaaaaGTTAATTTTCGTGAAATCAAGATCTAGCAAATACCATTCAATTAATATGACTGTAAATACTATACTATTAatttcttaattgtattttttaagaatctAAGTTTAAATACGATACACAATGTTAGCTAAATCGGCAGCACTTTTCGTTTATACATGGATAACGTTGTACTTAGTTTTAGGCGCAGGTGGTGAGTAGAAACATATTTTTGTAGAGATAACGGATTAAGTAATGTTATCATACGTATTTTAAAACTGAGTATAAACATATGAATTTACTCATGTACTCACATTATACACATTGTCTTGTTGTTGTATACTCTGCTCTGGCTACCCGGCTAGCGCAGAACACTTGCTTACCACGCACACGGCCTAGGCTTACTCCATACAATGGAGTTGTTCACTAATGCTAGACGTTCGAGTGTCATATAAAGAAATTGACGCGAAAATGCCCGTTTTTGAGAGTAAGTTTATTATTTGGGTAGACTATTGCCTTTGATTTGATACGGTTTGTCCAGCTTTCTCCTAGCTACTCGATCTTACAGGTACCTGCAACTGGCCCTCGGAGTTCGTTAACAGCGTCTGGGAAGACGAGAGAGGCGCCTTGGAATTCACCTCAACCGGTATGAGCGGCTGGGTCCTGTCATACATAGTGGAAACAGTGCAGACCATATCTAACTGGAGCTGTAACGACACCAGCCTCTATTCATCAATGAGTCTCATCGTGATGAAGTAGGTGCAGAAAAATTGTCGCTGTTGCTCCAAAATCTTCATTTGTGTGTCCATATGTAACCTTTTTGTAATGGATGATCTATCCGCTGATTGTGACCGAAGAGTCTCTGGTTCGATCCTTACTCATGGAGCTTCTTTTTATCGCTCCCATTGAAGTAACTCCCAAGAAATGGACCTTTTGTAATCTATATAAACCTGATTCTTTATATGCAATTTaagtacatatacatatatatatatatatatatatatatatatatatatatatatatatatatatatatatatatatatatatatatatatatatatatatatatatataatattggtaGGTATGAATTGCTATGTTGTACAGACtaattgaaaaatattgttttcaggGCAAACAATTTAATTGCCTTCTCAGACTTTGACTTTATTGGCTTCCTCTGCCTGCACCTGACAAAGCTCACGGACGTGTCCTACCGCTACTACATATATTCACGTACGTTATTTCCAACCCACCAAGAAACCGGCGAAATGATATCAGTAAACGCGTTTgtgatatattatataataaaatagtaattattataTGCAAGAcaagtattttaaaaatatctgtGTTCGTGTTTCTTTTTCTCAGCTATTCAACATGGGCTCGAGGGAAGCGCGCGTGCGACCATGATAAATGCTTCCTTTATGGTGACCGATACGTTCACCCAGATTTGCCATTCTGGATTGGCACGAGCTAACGTGTCGGAGTCCGGTGTCTGGATAAAGGCCGGTATGCGCCGAGTTTGATCGAGATCATCGTCAGAAACTGAAGTGATTACggacaaacataaataaaatggcATTTGAATAAGTAGTGATTATTTTATAGTTTTGTATATTAATACACGTGTGCTATTAAAGACAATTTACACAGCGATACAAGAATATTAACCGAGTCCATggagtttgatttttttttgcttttgacTCGGCAGGTACATTTATTTGTGTTGCACATATTTTATGTTGTATTATTGAGCTATGTGTGTgtgtttcgaagtttatgagggcCTTCATCGCCCGAGGCTGTATTATGTAAGGACTCGGGGTGTGTCCTACTATTCCTACCTAACTAACTTATTTGGCGCGTGATGTAATCTGAAGCCTCCAATTTATACTACAGTAATCTTACTCTTTGCTCAAAAGGAAGTGCAAGCAGCGCCGCCGTCCTTTGTCCATACAGCCTTCTGGCAAGGTACACTTTCAAATACACAAAGACTGACGTTTGTAACGAAAATGACGTCGGTGCAATCAACATATGTGACGTCAAAACGCAGATGGAGGCAAATACGACGTGTGGCGTTCTATATCCGTTATATGCAGGTATTCGTTATATAGGACTAAGGTAGCTATCGAATCATCTGCACTATGTTTGATGCAGGACTGTTTTGTAACTGACGAGTTCAGCGTGTTTGAAAACAGAATCATAAGCTGATAACTTAATCGACAACTATTTTTACCGATACATTTGATTTTTAGATTTAACTTCGCATTAAAGAGAAATTTACttaattaatttgttaatatatttctGTTTGATTCTTCTTGCAGGCTCTTCCACGAGCCGCTGTGTAGATGTTGTTGTTTCCAGTTCAAGCACGTACGTCACACTGCATAATGACGTTACATCCAGCAATACGTTCACTTACTCGTGTGTGGTAATGTctgatttaattataaaattgttttattgtctATCTCGCTGGATGCCAGCTAATATTGCTGTTCGTGTCTTATACGTCTTTGTGTGTCCCTAATCTCGCCCCGTGTAACTTAATTAAATAAATCACCACGAATGAAACCCACGCGGAGAACTATTGTCGAACTCAAAGCCTGCTCAAATTCATCATTAAAATAGCTTACTTTACAaattaacttggcacaaatgatCAAGCAAATAACCTGTGATTTAAGGTCTCAAGGTTAGATCAAATTTAATACACcttaaaataatgattataacTGTAATTTCATCATTCGTTATtcactttaaaaataatttgccaTCAATAATCTCTTTGACTAGAAAGTGTCGCGCGATACCCGTTTCTTTAACTTAAAATTCAAGATCACGTCTTATAGGTAAAATATTGGCTTGATACAGCCCGTTAACATTCTTGACATGATTACACAAATATACGAATATCTAATTAACGTACATTCTCACattctaaataattattgcattacatACTTTATGTTTATTCAACAGTGCAACAATCTGAACGTGTCTATAATTTTCTTTCTCTTCTGATTTTGGACCAGAATAAGTTGAATAACTGTGtgtgtttggggggggggtgtataaaatatgtcaacAGGTCAATATATCATACATATTTTGATATTGGTCGGTCAAAGTAAGATGGCTgtcattatataatatatgttttctttttagCCATTTAAGATACGATTATACATAAGTTTAACTCATAATTAATGTCCAAACACGTGGTATGACAGACCCTCACttatataaaagcaaaaacaaaattattgtgtGTGGCAGTGGCCCACGTCGATCAATAACGATGTCCATTTGCAGGCGATCAGTTCAGACGGCAAGTCGATGTCTGTGACGCCCAACTACTGTAAGAAGGGCCAGACCCCCACCGCTGTTCCGGTTAGAAATGATTTTCATGAGGAGGGGAGTGTCCTGGCTCTCACTATTGATGGATGTAAGCCGACGTGTATGGCATGTGTGAACTTCATATGCcaattcaaatacaataaataGTATTGCTGTTTTCGGAATAGTTTTCCTGTATCAATGGACCAATTCTCAGACATCGAAGTGGTTACCCTGGTATTTGATATGTTATTAACCAACGTTTAGCAATGAAATCCGTTTGCAAGTCATAAAACCTTGCCTGGACATGAGCGCCTATCATATGTTACTGTACAGTATCTCAATGGTAATGGTCACGTTTGCATGTCAAAAATCAAAACGGTCATATAGAGCTAACGAGATTTTCATCATGCAATTAA from Dreissena polymorpha isolate Duluth1 chromosome 1, UMN_Dpol_1.0, whole genome shotgun sequence carries:
- the LOC127835958 gene encoding uncharacterized protein LOC127835958 gives rise to the protein MSGWVLSYIVETVQTISNWSCNDTSLYSSMSLIVMKANNLIAFSDFDFIGFLCLHLTKLTDVSYRYYIYSPIQHGLEGSARATMINASFMVTDTFTQICHSGLARANVSESGVWIKAGSASSAAVLCPYSLLARYTFKYTKTDVCNENDVGAINICDVKTQMEANTTCGVLYPLYAGSSTSRCVDVVVSSSSTYVTLHNDVTSSNTFTYSCVAISSDGKSMSVTPNYCKKGQTPTAVPVRNDFHEEGSVLALTIDGCKPTSPCRK